From a single Mycolicibacterium moriokaense genomic region:
- a CDS encoding acyl-CoA dehydrogenase family protein — MTPEPSLAEIADTAAELAELRQTADDIVSQAWSVERSRSLLDGPGPAFDDALWKTIAGLGWPDVLVAQSSGGAGGTLRELAVLIEAAGSVAAPIPLAATAAAAWCEKRCADGVTVVLPDPAVPSGTTVSGTFTYVPYGAVASRLVVLAHGHESVLGVVDPTGPGVTREALTPLDHGPAARITLDEAPIERIADGSDAVHRHHDAVMRWRVGLVAELVGVAAAANAAASEYAKVRVAFGRPIGSFQAIKHRLVDQRSNIEVGRALVNRAADACDHDHRDAAALVSLAAFWAIDSLRSVPEGATQVFGGIAYTWEHEAHVYLRRAATLAASLGSRTEHRKAITAWLATRD; from the coding sequence GTGACCCCTGAACCCTCACTCGCCGAAATCGCCGATACGGCAGCCGAACTCGCGGAGCTTCGCCAAACTGCGGACGACATCGTCTCTCAGGCGTGGTCGGTCGAACGCAGCCGCTCGCTTCTCGACGGACCGGGACCGGCATTCGACGACGCGCTGTGGAAGACGATCGCGGGACTGGGTTGGCCCGACGTACTGGTGGCGCAGAGCAGCGGCGGCGCAGGCGGAACACTGCGCGAGTTGGCCGTCCTGATCGAGGCGGCCGGATCCGTCGCAGCGCCAATACCCTTGGCCGCGACAGCCGCGGCGGCATGGTGCGAAAAGCGTTGTGCCGACGGCGTCACCGTCGTGCTGCCCGATCCGGCCGTACCGTCGGGCACCACCGTGTCGGGGACATTCACCTACGTTCCCTATGGCGCTGTCGCGTCACGTCTCGTCGTCCTCGCCCATGGCCACGAGTCGGTGCTCGGTGTCGTTGATCCCACCGGCCCAGGCGTCACCCGGGAGGCGCTTACGCCGCTCGATCACGGTCCCGCAGCGCGCATCACGCTCGACGAGGCACCGATCGAGCGCATCGCCGACGGATCCGACGCCGTACACCGTCATCACGATGCGGTCATGAGGTGGCGCGTCGGACTCGTTGCCGAATTGGTCGGCGTGGCCGCTGCCGCCAACGCCGCCGCGAGCGAGTACGCCAAGGTGCGCGTCGCGTTCGGCCGGCCGATAGGCTCGTTCCAGGCGATCAAGCACCGACTCGTCGACCAGCGTTCGAACATCGAGGTCGGCCGTGCGCTCGTCAACCGGGCCGCCGACGCATGCGACCACGACCATCGCGATGCGGCGGCCTTGGTTTCGCTCGCGGCGTTCTGGGCGATCGACTCGTTGCGGTCGGTTCCGGAGGGTGCGACGCAGGTGTTCGGCGGTATCGCCTACACATGGGAGCACGAGGCACATGTCTACCTGCGCCGCGCGGCCACCCTCGCCGCGTCGTTGGGCTCACGGACGGAGCATCGCAAGGCGATCACCGCATGGCTGGCCACCCGAGACTGA